TCTaagttaatcgatggattttcaaaagcttttccaaatttctatgtttttttagATCTCACACTGCAAGTCTCGAATAATAAATGCTGGAAAAATCcgctttttgcaacttgttttaagtggatgaaatatttacttttcacaaagcTGTTTTTACTAGTATTTCAAATCAggtaaaataaatataagatagtatcaccatagaatgaatttgcatttttatttcatttagttttttagatacacgtttggcaatgctcgtatcatgagaattttgcattactattttgaaagtttgaaatctGCACTATGTTTGTAAAGTATTTGAGCAAACGTATTGAGATGAAACCATAATCCACATGCTGTTGCCATCCTGTTTACGTTATAGTttatcaacagttagcgattagcgctttaagcttgaagcgataactttttccgctcatttagcggtttttattagcgatcgctatatttgaatgagttagcgatttaattagcgccgctaatttttcaattagcgatgccgaacactgcttaAATGGATTTGTCATCAACAGAAGATATCCAGATGTGTGGGTGCATTGGTGCCTTGCGTAGTTTATTGGTGCATTGTTGTGCAGCGGTGCTTATATTGTATTACACATTTCTGATATTCATAATAGAAGTTGGCAATGAAACAAGTCACTTATCCAAGGAGTTTCCCGGTGTCAGGAACAGGAACAGGAACTCCCACTGGCAGTTTAGAAAGAGTGTCATTAACTATTACCTTTGCCTTATCTATCACTCCCGTTGGATCTGCCCTGTGGGTAAATTAGGAGTAATTGGATTGAATACACGAGGAAACATTtcactagaattttttttaacttacacATCTGGAAGCTGAGCTGCAACTAGCGAAGCTAAAGCAACCATCACAATAATGGTAACAAAAATAAGTAcagatttcatttttggatACTCTTGCGAAACGAATGTCAAAAGCCAAACTGATGCTTTTACAAAGCCGCTCTGCTGCTTTTAAAGTAAAACGATAAGCGCAGGAGCAAGCTCAGCTTGAAAACTTAAGTTACGAAACGTGGCTCACGAGAAAATGatcataaaattattgaactttTCACGAGTTTTACTTTTCGATAAGAAAaggcaataaaaataaacacaaccGACATTAAAAACGCTGGAAGACTAATATAGGtagtattattttttaactttgattattgaaatattcaataacaaattcTATTTCTAGTTTTCGAAATCATTTTATCATACTCAAGAAGATTAAAGTCATTACAATACATATTCAAAAGCATTTCATTGAGACCTTTGATTACTGATGTTTGGTgagtttttcatgtttgttcttgtaaaaatttgaacaaatcgaaaattttgacaatttagacaggAATGTCAGGAACAGGAACAGGAAATCCCACTGGCAGTTTAGAAAGAGTGTCATTAACTATTACCTTTGCCTTATCTATTACTCCCGTTGGATCTGCCCTGTTGGTAAATTAGGAATAATTGGATTGAATACACGAGGAAACATTtcgcaagattttttttttttaacttacacATCTGGAAGCTGAGCTGCGACTAGCGAACtaggacaattttgacaattttgacaattttgacaattttgacaattttgacaattttgacaattttgacaattttgacaattttgacaattttgacaattttgacaattttgacaattttgacaattttgacaattttgacaattttgacaattttgacaattttgacaatgttgacaattttgacaactttgacaattttgtcaattttgaccatgttgacaattttgacaattttgacaattttgacaattttaacaattttgacaattttgacaatctagaaaattttgacaattttgacaatttcgacaattttgacaattttgacaatttcgacaattttgacaattttgacaattttgacaatttcgacaattttgacaattttgacaattttgacaattttgacaattttgacaattttgacaattttgacaattttgacaattttgacaattttgacaattttgacaattttgacaattttgacaatgctgacaattttgacaattttgacaattttgacaattttgataattttacaattttgataattttgacgattttgacaattttgacaattttgacaattttgacaattttgacaatttaacaattttgacaattttgacaattttgacaattttaacaattttgacaatttcgacaattttgacaatattgacaattttaaaaattttgacaattttgacaattttgacaattttgacaattttgacaattttgacaattttgacaattttgacaattttgacaattttgacaattttgacaattttgacaattttgacaattttgacaattttgacaattttgacaattttgacaattttgacaattatgacaattttgacaattttgacaattttgacaattttgacaattttgacaattttgacaattttgacaattttgacaattttgacaattttgacaattttgacaattttaacaattttgacaatttttacaattttgacaattttttacaatattgacaattttgataattttgacaattttgaaaagtttgaaaattctaccaattttgacaattttgacaattttgacaattttgacaattttgacaattttgacaattttgacaattttgacaattttgaattttgacaattttgacaattttgacaattttgacaattttgacaattttgacaattttgacaattttgacaattttgacaattgtgacaattttgacaattttgacaattatgacaattttgaccattttgacaactttgacaattttggaaattttgacaattttgacaattttgaccattttgacaattttgaaaattttgacaattttgacagttttgacaatttcggcGATTTTGACATTTCAGCCGTTTTTGACGGTTTTGAGATAAGTTTTGATGCAATTTTAGAAGTACTGCGAAGGTCTCATGGAGGGATTcgtttgtaaaaataatttgaatgagTTGAGCATCAAACTGTGTCATTCCATTTGCAAATACATGAGCAAAAACAAAAGATGACACACAAAAACAAGGTCATGGTGCTGCAATTCATCAAGCAAGTCTGCTAATAATCATCCTCACGTGTTTGGTTCGTTCCTCTTTGTCGAAAGCTAATAACCTACATGCAACCACCACAACACAAACACATGAAAGCGTGGTCTCTTCCTTGTGGTTTGGTTACTAAAACTTCCCCTTTCTGCCTAATCCTGCCCTGGGGGAAATGCTGCTGAGTCAGGAGGGGTTCTGAAGGGGAAATCCTTGAACAAACAGAAAGTGGAATATAGGAAAGCTCTAGTTATTAATCGGACTTGTAAGGGAAAATAATATTTCCTATGAAAGTAGTTCATACAAGGCATGTCTTCAGAATTGCAAGtgatgatttttgtttgaaacaaTTAATTTTCGAACCTCGATCTCTTTCTTTGGGTTGGATTTCCTAGATTCACTGTCCCATGGTCACCCCTTGTTTCCGTAGTTTGATGAAGAAAAATCGCATTCatcaaaatgggaaaaaaaattaaactaaaaaaacaccAGGATCCAACGCCTACTTTTTGTACCGCGCGCTATCATCATGCCACCGGACTTTGACGCATGGTACTCAGAACGAGTTGGTTTCGTATATGGCGATTCCTATCAACCTCGACACGTTTCAACAGATCTCTTAGGCAGTTTACTCTAGTTAATCTTTCGCTTCTGGTGGGGGTGCAATGTGGTTTTAAATTCTGGTGTTGGTGTTATTTTCTCGGGGTTTGTGTTTTCTGGTTTCggtgaaaatgttgaaattttgtcgtCCATCCTCAAAATCGAAACTCCGATCGAATCGGAACCAGGACGCCGCCACGACCGCCATTGTGGTTTCGAAAAGCGTCGACGGATTTGCCGGCACCACTAGGCGTCGGATCGTCAAAGTAAACGACGGCTCTTCCAGCACTGATGAAAGTGATGTTGCCGTTCCAAGTCCTGTCGGTTTCCGGGAGCTTCTGACAAAACCGAATCTGGGGCAACTGATGCGTCAACACTCGGCTCGATTCTGCCGGGGAAGGATTGCTGGCAAAGCCGGATTCGCCAAGGCTTCAACGCGACGTGATGGGAATGTAAATCTTCTTAAAAGGTGAGATTTGTGAGCGTGGAAAGAACCATTTCGAGCCTATTCCATCAAGAAAGATTTGTACCAGGAATGTGGAAAATTAATTCATTTCTTCTGACAGCTTCGAGGTTTTCATCAGGATTGAAAATGATAGGAAATTCCTAGGACTTAGTTCGACGTGCTTATTGTTTTGGAATAAATGACGTCATCCTGACCATCGAAGAataaattgaattcatttttccaattcagTCGAtcgttttgatttgattttcagAGATCATTttcagagttaaaaaaaaattgacctaagttgtatgaaaattttcagaaaagttATCAACAAGAATTAATTTACATATCTTCAAATCGATTTTTGCCAAACAAAATTACCACTAGAACTAGAAACCAGCTTAATTGATTTATCTCTGTAtggtattgtcaaaattgtagaaattataAGAATTGTCATGATtgtcaaaataatgaaataatgaaatttgtcaaaattgtcgaaattgtcaaaattgtcaaaattgtcaaaattgtcaaaattgtcaaaattgtcaaaattgtcaaaattgtcaaaattgtcaaaattgtcaaaattgtcaaaattgtcaaaattgtcaaaattgtcaaaattgtcaaaattgtcaaaattgtcaaaattgtcaaaattgtcaaaattgtcaaaattgtcaaaattgtcaaaattgtcaaaattgtcaaaattgtcaaaattgtcaaaattgtcaaaattgtcaaaattgtcaaaattgtcaaaattgtcaaaattgtcaaaattgtcaaaattgtcaaaattgtcaaaattgtcaaaattgtcaaaattgtcaaaattgtcaaaattgtcaaaattgtcaaaattgtcaaaattgtcaaaattgtcaaaattgtcaaaattgtcaaaattgtcaaaattgtcaaaattgtcaaaattgtcaaaattgtcaaaattgtcaaaattgtcaaaattgtcaaaattgtcaaaattgtcaaaattgtcaaaattttcaaaattgtcaaaattgtcaaaattttcaaaattttcaaaattttcaaaattttcaaaattttcaaaattgtcaaaattgtcaaaattgtcaaaattgtcaaaattgtcaaaattgtcaaaattgtcaaaattgtcaaaattgtcaaaattgtcaaaattgtcaaaattgtcaaaattgtcaaaattgtcaaaattgtcaaaattgtcaaaattgtcaaaattgtcaaaattgtcaaaattgtcaaaattgtcaaaattgtcaaaattgtcaaaattgtcaaaattgtcaaaattgtcaaaattgtcaaaattgtcaaaattgtcaaaattgtcaaaattgtcaaaattgtcaaaattgtcaaaattgtcaaaattgtcaaaattgtcaaaattgtcaaaattgtcaaaattgtcaaaattgtcaaaattgtcaaaattgtcaaaattgtcaaaattgtcaaaattgtcaaaattgtcaaaattgtcaaaattgtcaaaattgtcaaaattgtcaaaatattcaaaattgtcaaaattgtcaaaattgtcaaaattgtcaaaattgtcaaaattgtcaaaattttcaaaa
This sequence is a window from Uranotaenia lowii strain MFRU-FL chromosome 3, ASM2978415v1, whole genome shotgun sequence. Protein-coding genes within it:
- the LOC129751969 gene encoding uncharacterized protein LOC129751969, translating into MLKFCRPSSKSKLRSNRNQDAATTAIVVSKSVDGFAGTTRRRIVKVNDGSSSTDESDVAVPSPVGFRELLTKPNLGQLMRQHSARFCRGRIAGKAGFAKASTRRDGNVNLLKRSISAGASKLSPVKGKFFYSSSIVRCMESNRATLSSLQDIAAIIAIRLQNISSSKIALAFSEITA